Proteins from one Pseudobdellovibrionaceae bacterium genomic window:
- a CDS encoding lytic transglycosylase domain-containing protein: MLKRGLIFNLALSIVLSSVASSSGFAWQRYPDSEAKGEELIPGLAPGGPGTEGPDADIELTKEDLDTPVTHQEIEGDRNLTSARPWRASDFTNQKGALGWNETAFAIPRGLEPNVAFWLDIYTKYTTDQGVVHDAEYIDLVYEVLDFTPIMMRTDINIFKKERMKTQRVKEAKERVKALLKKLNDTTDPESLSADERKIWDYFTKFDSKKKFSEAMDKDRIRFQLGQRDRVIQGIFFSGRYLEDFEKVFKEAGLPIELSRLPFVESSFNVMARSKVGASGLWQIMPYTARGYMMMNKAIDKRNHPVEGAKMAAKLLRDNYRMLGMWPLAVTGYNHGPTGVLRLTKLHKSKEIGDLFPKGAKKRLGFASRNFYASFMAILEVERNAPKYFGNVQWSQPLASVDVKLPFAIKYKDVLRWFEGDDHRAQIFNPHITFDARKGKFPLPPGALISVPISKKDQILGELKDAKSFKRLSEGQ; encoded by the coding sequence ATGTTGAAGCGCGGATTGATTTTCAATTTAGCTCTCTCGATCGTGCTCTCCTCCGTGGCGAGCAGCTCGGGCTTCGCTTGGCAGCGCTATCCCGATAGCGAGGCGAAAGGCGAAGAACTCATTCCGGGCCTCGCACCGGGTGGGCCGGGGACCGAGGGTCCCGATGCCGACATCGAATTGACCAAAGAAGATCTCGATACGCCCGTGACCCATCAAGAGATTGAAGGGGATCGCAATCTGACCTCCGCGCGTCCGTGGCGCGCTTCGGATTTTACCAATCAAAAAGGGGCGCTCGGTTGGAATGAAACCGCTTTCGCGATCCCGCGCGGGCTGGAGCCGAACGTGGCGTTCTGGCTCGACATCTACACGAAGTACACGACCGATCAGGGCGTCGTTCACGATGCCGAATACATCGACCTCGTTTACGAAGTCCTCGATTTCACGCCCATCATGATGCGCACGGATATCAACATCTTCAAAAAAGAGCGCATGAAGACCCAACGGGTGAAAGAGGCGAAAGAGCGCGTGAAGGCGCTGCTGAAGAAGTTGAACGACACCACCGATCCCGAATCGCTGAGCGCGGACGAGCGCAAGATCTGGGACTACTTCACGAAATTCGACAGCAAGAAAAAATTCTCCGAGGCGATGGATAAAGATCGCATTCGCTTCCAATTGGGGCAGCGTGACCGCGTGATCCAGGGGATCTTCTTTTCGGGACGTTACCTGGAGGACTTTGAAAAGGTCTTCAAAGAGGCGGGCCTGCCGATCGAGCTTTCGCGACTGCCTTTCGTGGAATCTTCGTTCAACGTGATGGCGCGATCGAAAGTCGGCGCGAGCGGTCTGTGGCAGATCATGCCCTATACGGCCCGCGGCTACATGATGATGAACAAAGCCATCGACAAGCGGAATCACCCGGTCGAGGGCGCGAAGATGGCGGCGAAGCTTCTGCGCGACAATTACCGCATGCTGGGCATGTGGCCGCTCGCGGTGACGGGTTACAACCACGGTCCCACCGGCGTTCTGCGTTTGACCAAGCTGCACAAATCCAAAGAGATCGGCGATCTATTCCCGAAGGGCGCGAAGAAACGCCTGGGATTCGCGTCGCGGAACTTCTACGCGAGCTTCATGGCGATCCTGGAAGTCGAGCGCAACGCCCCCAAGTATTTCGGCAATGTGCAGTGGTCGCAGCCCTTGGCTTCGGTCGACGTGAAGTTGCCATTTGCCATAAAGTATAAGGACGTTTTGCGTTGGTTTGAGGGCGACGACCACCGTGCGCAAATCTTCAATCCGCACATCACCTTCGACGCGCGCAAAGGAAAATTTCCCCTGCCTCCGGGCGCGTTGATCTCGGTGCCGATTTCGAAAAAAGACCAAATCCTAGGCGAATTGAAGGATGCGAAATCCTTTAAGCGGCTGAGCGAAGGTCAATAA
- a CDS encoding NAD-dependent epimerase/dehydratase family protein yields MKVAVLGAGGFVGRALLQNNLGIDWVAVQRGEPSQLVREHCEWRSCDLLDPVQTEIALAGIDVAVFLVHSMAPRGIELQGYFQDIDALIALNVAEAARAQGVKKIVYLGGLLPANHHLSPHLESRLEVEEILRTAGCPVISLRAGIVIGAQGSSFAMMSKLVRRLPVMLAPSWTASKTEAVALEDAVHALLEAVRMEVPDHRVFDLGSGEPLSYRELMCVTADLMGLKRRILPVPWLNPRMSVAWVSLITGAKRELVRPLVQSLLEDMLPRETHRFPGRRPPTPLREVLKQVLDAEKNPARRVPLKKKPRLPHWGFQTRIVNRLPYLEHFNELQTGRAYFHWLGQFLPGLVRVRPVTADNFRIFFGFLPKAFLILKRHPEQERPGLAVFEIEQGLLVRRGDAEGPNSLQSFSFRRSREAKLSLGVIENYSPRLPRWTYRWTQALAHGVVMRLFARHLSSRYHQPVRSPVEERLVRNISDQESPGPHR; encoded by the coding sequence GTGAAAGTCGCGGTTTTGGGTGCGGGCGGTTTTGTCGGACGGGCCCTTCTTCAAAATAATCTTGGCATCGACTGGGTCGCCGTCCAGCGCGGGGAGCCCTCGCAGCTCGTGCGCGAGCATTGCGAGTGGCGGAGCTGCGACCTGCTCGATCCGGTCCAGACCGAGATCGCGCTCGCGGGAATCGACGTCGCGGTCTTTCTGGTGCACTCGATGGCGCCACGGGGGATCGAACTTCAGGGTTATTTTCAAGACATCGATGCGCTGATCGCCCTGAACGTCGCCGAAGCGGCCCGCGCGCAGGGGGTAAAGAAGATCGTCTATCTGGGCGGGCTTCTGCCCGCGAACCACCACCTGTCACCACATTTGGAAAGCCGCTTGGAGGTCGAAGAGATTTTGCGAACGGCGGGGTGTCCCGTGATTTCCCTGCGCGCGGGAATCGTGATCGGCGCGCAAGGATCTTCTTTCGCGATGATGTCCAAGCTGGTGCGGCGTTTGCCCGTTATGCTCGCGCCGTCGTGGACCGCTTCGAAGACGGAAGCGGTCGCCCTCGAGGATGCGGTCCACGCGCTGCTGGAAGCCGTGCGTATGGAGGTTCCCGACCACCGCGTTTTCGATCTCGGGTCGGGTGAGCCGTTGAGTTATCGCGAGCTCATGTGCGTGACCGCCGATCTGATGGGGTTGAAACGTCGAATTTTGCCGGTGCCGTGGTTGAATCCGCGCATGTCGGTGGCGTGGGTCAGCTTGATCACCGGCGCGAAGCGTGAACTAGTGCGTCCCCTCGTGCAGAGCCTGCTCGAAGATATGCTACCGCGTGAGACTCACCGGTTTCCCGGTCGACGGCCGCCGACACCATTGCGAGAAGTTTTGAAACAGGTTTTGGACGCCGAAAAAAATCCCGCGCGAAGGGTTCCCTTGAAGAAGAAACCGCGCTTGCCGCACTGGGGTTTTCAAACGCGCATCGTGAACCGGTTACCTTACCTCGAGCACTTCAATGAGTTGCAGACGGGGCGCGCCTACTTCCATTGGCTAGGACAATTTTTGCCGGGTCTGGTGCGCGTACGCCCGGTAACGGCGGATAACTTTCGGATCTTTTTCGGTTTCTTGCCAAAGGCTTTTTTGATTTTGAAACGACATCCGGAGCAGGAGCGGCCCGGCTTAGCGGTTTTTGAAATCGAGCAGGGCTTGCTGGTGCGTCGGGGCGACGCCGAAGGGCCGAACTCCTTGCAAAGCTTTTCGTTTCGTCGCTCGCGCGAGGCCAAACTGTCCTTGGGAGTCATCGAAAACTACTCGCCGCGCCTGCCGCGCTGGACATATCGATGGACCCAGGCCCTGGCGCACGGGGTGGTCATGAGGCTTTTTGCGCGCCATTTGTCGAGTCGGTACCATCAGCCGGTCCGGTCACCGGTTGAGGAACGTCTGGTTCGGAACATCTCGGATCAAGAATCCCCGGGTCCCCACCGATAA